CCGAAGTAATACCGAGGGGCCATCAATGGTTACGCCGCCGCCGGAAAAACTGTGAAAGAGAATGTCCGACCGATCTTCTGGCAGCACGGCAGCCTTTGCCGGTATTACAAGTACGCTAAAAAGCAGAAGTAGATAACGGATATTTTTATTCATTAGTTCGTTTCTTTCTCATCGTTTCCGCGTAAGCGTGAATCTAACATTGTTCTGTGGGTTCCTGTGCGCGCAGGAATGGCATATAGCTAATGTGGCTTGCCCGAGAAAGCCCTAAGGCTGCTCCTGCTCCACCGGGTTAGCCTGCACACTCTAATTACACCCGCACCCGCCACCGGCACTACCTTCTGCGCCTCTTGCAGATTCACGCGCTTCGTATACGTGGTTTATATACCGTGTAGACGCAGGGTGCGATTCGAAGGCCATAATCGGGTCGGCGAGATTTTCACGCTCGTAGGGTTTTACCCAGGGTTTTATAAAGGAGCAGCCGCTGATAGAGCAGAATAAGAACCCCGCCAAAAATATTTTGCGTATTAGGTTTAACTGCTGCATGAGCGGAGCAACCCTTTAATGTGTTTAATGTAGGCTTTTTCGTCGCCAGGCTTGTAGCCCCGGTGCAGGTAGGACATATTGCCGTCGCAGTCGATCATTACGCTGCTGGGCATGGCATCTACTTTGTAGGCTTCGCTTACTTTACTGGTTGTGTCATAGAGAATGGGGAAGCTTACGGGAATCTCTTTTAATAGGTGGTCGGCTTCTTTTGGGTCAGCCTCTACATTTATGCCTAGAAGCACAAAGCCAGCTGGCGAATACTTTTTGTGAATCTTTTCAAGCAATGGCATTTCCTGACGGCAGGGGCCGCACCAGGACGCCCAGAAATTTAGCATTACCACTTGGCCGCGTAGCTCACTAAGGCGAACATTTTTACCCTGATTAGACTTTAGGGTGAAATCTTTGGCGGGTGAGGCCTTTCCTGCTGCTATTGATAGCGGAGTAAAAAGGATTGCGCAAAGAGATGTTGTAATTACCAATGCTTTTAGAATTCGGGTGAGCTGCATAAGTCTTTGCCTCGTTAGAAGAAAATGGATGTTCCGATATGGGTTTCCAGGTTCTGTATGGGTTTGTCGTCACCTAAAATATTATGGGTGAACAGGTGATTGCGTACGTCGAGGCGAAATGCGAGCCAGTCAGTCATAAAAATTCGAAAGCCGCCGCCAAAGTTATAGGTGAAATATTCGTTGTCAGCAAAAGCTGTATTGCCGACCCCACCGATAAAATAATAAGCGGTATTGAATGAATACTTTCCTACGAAAACTTCACCGGGCAGCAAGTTGAAGCCGATGGATAAATTATAGTAGTCGAATTGGCGCTGGTCATCGGTTAGCAGCGGAGTGCCGCCGCTTAACGTTTCGTAGCTTGTTTCGGTGGTGATGGTAGAACCGTATACACCTTCGAGAAAAATATCTTCGGTAATGTGATAGGCCGCGCGAGCACCGTAAACATTGTTGGTGCCAAAATCTTCTACGCTAATAACACCAGCGAATATACCAAATTCGAAGTTTTCATTGTCTATTTTTTCTTCGTCGATACTGCGACGCTCAAGATCTGGATTGATCACAGCGTCGAGCACGGTTTCACCGTCTGCTTGGGATTCTTCTTCATCCTGCGCCTGGGCGACGGGCACAAAGGCCAGCGCGAGTAAGATCAGAAAAATACGCTGATAGCGGCTTTCCATTCGTCAACCTCTTCATTTGTTTCACGCGCGGTAAGCAGCGTGTGATCGTTATATTCAACGCGAAATAAAAAACTGCGGGAAGCGTAAAAAATAAATCCGCCACCAACGGTAAGTGTGCCGTTTTCGCGATCTTCAGATTGGACAATATCAGAACTTGGCGAAATTAAAATTGCGCCAGAACCGAGAGTAAAAAACGGTGAAACATTCCAGTCGGGGAAGGGCTCGTGTACCGCATTAAGTGAAACCATTTTACTGTTGGAGAATGAGCCAAATGCTTGGGTATAACGCAATTCTGCCGATATGTTGCGGGTGAGATGGTAACCAATATGGGTGTTTAGGCCGCGAGCACCGGAAAAATCACCGCCGCCTACACCTAGCTCCCAACGCCGAGTATCGAAAGCTTCGCGACCGGGTTTGGATAGATCAACAATTTCACCTGCGGGGCCAAGGGTATCGCGAAACTCATCGCGGTGAACCCAGCCCTTTTTTCCAT
The Teredinibacter franksiae DNA segment above includes these coding regions:
- a CDS encoding DUF4266 domain-containing protein; this encodes MQQLNLIRKIFLAGFLFCSISGCSFIKPWVKPYERENLADPIMAFESHPASTRYINHVYEARESARGAEGSAGGGCGCN
- a CDS encoding TlpA disulfide reductase family protein encodes the protein MQLTRILKALVITTSLCAILFTPLSIAAGKASPAKDFTLKSNQGKNVRLSELRGQVVMLNFWASWCGPCRQEMPLLEKIHKKYSPAGFVLLGINVEADPKEADHLLKEIPVSFPILYDTTSKVSEAYKVDAMPSSVMIDCDGNMSYLHRGYKPGDEKAYIKHIKGLLRSCSS
- a CDS encoding SH3 domain-containing protein, encoding MLHKSNDAIHSLNRNKPARDMKLPVKTNLIVLIVMLLLPFQAIAKDKGVDVIVTDAYAEMHTGPGRGYPVFHTIEKNEQVKIYKRRTDWYKVETTDGKKGWVHRDEFRDTLGPAGEIVDLSKPGREAFDTRRWELGVGGGDFSGARGLNTHIGYHLTRNISAELRYTQAFGSFSNSKMVSLNAVHEPFPDWNVSPFFTLGSGAILISPSSDIVQSEDRENGTLTVGGGFIFYASRSFLFRVEYNDHTLLTARETNEEVDEWKAAISVFF
- a CDS encoding outer membrane beta-barrel domain-containing protein, which codes for MESRYQRIFLILLALAFVPVAQAQDEEESQADGETVLDAVINPDLERRSIDEEKIDNENFEFGIFAGVISVEDFGTNNVYGARAAYHITEDIFLEGVYGSTITTETSYETLSGGTPLLTDDQRQFDYYNLSIGFNLLPGEVFVGKYSFNTAYYFIGGVGNTAFADNEYFTYNFGGGFRIFMTDWLAFRLDVRNHLFTHNILGDDKPIQNLETHIGTSIFF